A window of the Streptomyces sp. NBC_00454 genome harbors these coding sequences:
- a CDS encoding discoidin domain-containing protein, with protein MRRHNWRWRTLAALISTALLMLGWPALTAVAAGGPSISAGRPATASSTNGGYAAVNVTDGNQSTYWESAGSTFPQWVQTDLGATTRVDQVVLKLPAAWESRNQTLSVQGSADGTSYSTLVGSATYTFGQGSGNVVTIGFPATQTRYVRIDITANTGWQAAQLSELEVHAPGESGTNLALGKTLTASSSTQVYVPGNANDGNTASYWESVNNAMPQWLQADLGSSVRVDRVVLKLPENWGARSQTLKIQGSANGTDYSDLTASKAYDFNAAGGNAVTITFDATTTRYVRVWISLNSVQPGGQLSELEIYGPTTGDTQAPTAPAQLAYTEPATGQIKLTWNAATDNTGVTGYDVYANNQLRTSLAGDVTSYTDTQPASASVTYYVRAKDAAGNQSANSNSVTRAGDTGDTQAPTTPGSLSFTEPASGQIKLAWQASTDNVGVTGYEVFANNTLLTTVAGNLTTYTDTQPATATVSYFVRAKDAAGNRSGDSNSVTRSGSGGGGSNLAVGKPVEGSSVINTFVAENAVDNSTSTYWEGAAGAYPSTLTVKLGANADVDRLVLKLNPDSSWGTRTQNIQVLGREQSASGVSSLVAAKDYVFNPAAGSNTVTIPVTARVADVQLRFTSNTGASNGQIAEFQVIGVPAPNPDLQITALSATPAAPVESDSVTLSATVKNTGPAPAGATAVSFQLGGSKIATAAVPALAAGATATVTAGIGPRDAGSYPLSAIVDEANTVVEQNDTNNSFTGSPLVVKPVDSSDLVASAVNWSPGAPSAGQSVGFSVTVQNQGTVAAAAGTHNVTLTLQDAAGATVRTLTGSFSGALAAGASTAPIALGNWTAANGKYTVKVVLADDANELPVKRVNNTSTKPFFVGRGANMPFDTYEAEDGVVGGGASVVGPNRTIGDIAGEASGRKAVSLDATGEYVEFTTRAATNTLVTRFSIPDAPGGGGIDSTIDVYVNGVLKKALPLTSKYSWLYGAEAGPGNSPTAGAPRHIYDEANILLGETVPAGSKIRLQKDAANTTTYAIDFVSLEQATAVPNPDPATYTVPAGFTHQDVQNALDKVRMDTTGKLVGVYLPPGDYDTASKFQVYGKAVQVVGAGPWFTRFHAPSSQDNTDNGWRAEGTAKGSSFSGFAYFGNYTSRIDGPGKVFDFSNVTDMTIDNVWNEHTVCLYWGANTDRITIKNSRIRDTFADGINMTNGSTDNLVSNNEARSTGDDSFALFSAIDAGGADMKNNVYENLTTILTWRAAGVAVYGGFNNTFRNVYIADTLVYSGITISSLDFGYPMNGFGTDPTTFENISIVRSGGHFWGAQTFPGIWIFSASKVFQGIRVNNVDIIDPTYSGIMFQTQYVGGQPVNPIKDTILKDITITGAKKSGDAFDAKSGFGLWANEMPEAGQGPAVGEVTIQNLKMNDNAVDVRNTTSTFKINQLP; from the coding sequence ATGAGAAGGCACAACTGGAGATGGCGGACCCTGGCCGCCTTGATCAGCACAGCCCTGTTGATGCTGGGCTGGCCCGCTCTCACCGCCGTGGCCGCCGGCGGACCGAGCATCTCGGCGGGGCGCCCCGCCACGGCGAGCAGCACCAACGGCGGCTACGCCGCCGTCAACGTCACCGACGGCAACCAGTCCACGTACTGGGAGAGCGCCGGCAGCACGTTCCCGCAGTGGGTGCAGACCGACCTCGGAGCCACCACCCGGGTGGACCAGGTGGTCCTCAAGCTCCCCGCCGCCTGGGAGAGCCGCAACCAGACCCTGTCCGTCCAGGGCAGCGCCGACGGCACCAGCTACAGCACCCTGGTCGGCTCGGCCACGTACACCTTCGGCCAGGGCAGCGGGAACGTGGTCACCATCGGCTTCCCCGCCACCCAGACCCGGTACGTCCGGATCGACATCACCGCCAACACCGGCTGGCAGGCCGCCCAGCTCTCCGAGCTCGAAGTCCACGCCCCCGGCGAATCCGGCACCAACCTGGCGCTCGGCAAGACGCTCACCGCGAGCAGCAGCACCCAGGTCTACGTCCCCGGCAACGCCAACGACGGGAACACGGCCAGCTACTGGGAGAGCGTCAACAACGCCATGCCCCAGTGGCTCCAGGCCGACCTAGGCTCCTCCGTCCGCGTGGACCGCGTGGTCCTGAAGCTGCCCGAGAACTGGGGCGCCCGCAGCCAGACGCTCAAGATCCAGGGCAGCGCCAACGGCACGGACTACTCCGACCTGACCGCGTCGAAGGCGTACGACTTCAACGCCGCCGGCGGCAACGCCGTGACCATCACCTTCGACGCCACCACCACCCGCTACGTGCGCGTATGGATATCGCTCAACTCCGTACAGCCCGGCGGGCAGCTCTCCGAGCTGGAGATCTACGGCCCGACCACCGGTGACACCCAGGCGCCGACCGCACCGGCCCAGCTCGCCTACACCGAGCCCGCCACCGGTCAGATCAAGCTCACCTGGAACGCCGCCACCGACAACACCGGTGTCACCGGCTACGACGTCTACGCCAACAACCAGCTGCGCACCAGCCTCGCCGGCGACGTCACCAGCTACACCGACACCCAGCCGGCCTCCGCGAGCGTGACGTACTACGTCCGCGCCAAGGACGCGGCCGGCAACCAGTCGGCGAACAGCAACAGCGTCACCCGCGCCGGGGACACCGGTGACACCCAGGCCCCGACCACCCCGGGATCCCTGTCCTTCACCGAGCCGGCCTCCGGCCAGATCAAGCTGGCCTGGCAGGCCTCCACCGACAACGTCGGCGTCACCGGCTACGAGGTCTTCGCCAACAACACGCTGCTCACCACGGTCGCGGGCAACCTCACCACGTACACCGACACCCAGCCGGCCACCGCCACCGTGAGCTACTTCGTCCGGGCCAAGGACGCGGCGGGCAACCGTTCCGGCGACAGCAACTCCGTGACCCGCAGCGGCAGCGGCGGCGGCGGTTCCAACCTGGCCGTCGGCAAGCCCGTCGAGGGCTCCTCCGTGATCAACACCTTCGTCGCGGAGAACGCCGTCGACAACAGCACCTCCACCTACTGGGAGGGCGCGGCCGGCGCCTACCCGAGCACCCTGACGGTCAAGCTCGGCGCCAACGCCGACGTGGACCGCCTGGTCCTCAAGCTCAACCCGGACAGCAGCTGGGGCACCCGCACCCAGAACATCCAGGTCCTCGGCCGCGAGCAGAGCGCCTCGGGCGTCAGCAGCCTCGTCGCCGCCAAGGACTACGTCTTCAACCCGGCCGCCGGATCCAACACCGTCACCATCCCGGTGACCGCCCGGGTCGCGGACGTGCAGCTGCGCTTCACCTCCAACACCGGCGCCTCCAACGGCCAGATCGCGGAGTTCCAGGTCATCGGCGTCCCGGCGCCCAACCCGGACCTCCAGATCACCGCGCTGAGCGCCACCCCGGCGGCTCCCGTCGAGTCGGACTCCGTCACCCTGTCCGCCACCGTCAAGAACACCGGCCCGGCCCCGGCCGGCGCGACCGCCGTCTCCTTCCAGCTCGGCGGCTCGAAGATCGCCACCGCTGCCGTGCCCGCGCTGGCCGCCGGCGCCACGGCCACCGTCACCGCCGGGATCGGCCCGCGCGACGCCGGTTCGTACCCGCTGAGCGCGATCGTCGACGAGGCGAACACGGTCGTCGAGCAGAACGACACCAACAACTCCTTCACCGGCTCCCCGCTGGTGGTCAAGCCGGTCGACAGCTCGGACCTTGTGGCCTCGGCCGTCAACTGGTCCCCGGGCGCCCCCTCCGCCGGACAGTCGGTGGGCTTCTCCGTCACCGTCCAGAACCAGGGCACCGTGGCCGCCGCCGCGGGCACGCACAACGTCACCCTCACCCTGCAGGACGCGGCCGGCGCCACCGTCCGTACCCTGACGGGCTCCTTCAGCGGCGCCCTCGCGGCCGGTGCCTCCACGGCCCCGATCGCGCTCGGCAACTGGACCGCCGCCAACGGCAAGTACACCGTCAAGGTGGTCCTCGCCGACGACGCCAACGAACTGCCGGTCAAGCGCGTCAACAACACCTCCACCAAGCCCTTCTTCGTCGGCCGCGGGGCGAACATGCCCTTCGACACCTACGAGGCGGAGGACGGCGTGGTCGGCGGCGGCGCCAGTGTCGTCGGCCCCAACCGCACCATCGGCGACATCGCCGGCGAGGCCTCGGGCCGCAAGGCGGTCAGCCTGGACGCGACCGGCGAGTACGTCGAATTCACCACCCGGGCCGCCACCAACACCCTGGTCACCCGCTTCTCCATCCCGGACGCCCCGGGCGGCGGCGGCATCGACTCCACCATCGACGTCTACGTCAACGGCGTCCTGAAGAAGGCCCTGCCGCTGACCTCGAAGTACTCCTGGCTCTACGGGGCCGAGGCCGGCCCGGGCAACTCCCCGACCGCGGGCGCCCCGCGGCACATCTACGACGAGGCGAACATCCTCCTCGGCGAGACCGTCCCGGCGGGCAGCAAGATCCGCCTCCAGAAGGACGCCGCCAACACCACCACCTACGCGATCGACTTCGTGAGCCTGGAGCAGGCCACCGCCGTCCCCAACCCCGACCCGGCGACGTACACCGTGCCCGCCGGATTCACCCACCAGGACGTGCAGAACGCCCTGGACAAGGTCCGCATGGACACCACGGGCAAGCTCGTGGGCGTCTACCTGCCGCCGGGCGACTACGACACGGCGAGCAAGTTCCAGGTGTACGGCAAGGCCGTGCAGGTCGTCGGCGCCGGACCGTGGTTCACCCGCTTCCACGCCCCGTCCTCGCAGGACAACACCGACAACGGCTGGCGCGCGGAGGGCACCGCGAAGGGATCCTCCTTCTCCGGCTTCGCCTACTTCGGCAACTACACCTCGCGCATCGACGGTCCCGGGAAGGTCTTCGACTTCTCCAACGTCACCGACATGACCATCGACAACGTCTGGAACGAGCACACGGTGTGCCTGTACTGGGGCGCCAACACCGACCGGATCACCATCAAGAACTCGCGGATCCGCGACACCTTCGCCGACGGCATCAACATGACCAACGGCAGCACGGACAACCTCGTCTCGAACAACGAGGCGCGCTCCACGGGTGACGACAGCTTCGCGCTGTTCTCCGCGATCGATGCGGGCGGCGCGGACATGAAGAACAACGTCTACGAGAACCTGACCACGATCCTGACCTGGCGCGCGGCCGGTGTCGCCGTCTACGGCGGCTTCAACAACACCTTCCGCAACGTCTACATCGCCGACACCCTCGTCTACTCGGGCATCACCATCAGCTCGCTGGACTTCGGGTATCCGATGAACGGATTCGGGACCGACCCGACGACCTTCGAGAACATCTCGATCGTCCGGTCCGGAGGCCACTTCTGGGGTGCGCAGACCTTCCCCGGAATCTGGATCTTCTCCGCTTCCAAGGTGTTCCAGGGAATCCGGGTCAACAACGTCGACATCATCGACCCGACGTACAGCGGAATCATGTTCCAGACGCAGTACGTCGGCGGCCAGCCGGTCAATCCCATCAAGGACACCATCCTGAAGGACATCACCATCACCGGGGCCAAGAAGAGCGGCGACGCCTTCGACGCCAAGTCCGGGTTCGGCCTGTGGGCGAACGAGATGCCCGAGGCGGGCCAGGGTCCGGCGGTGGGTGAGGTCACCATCCAGAACCTGAAGATGAACGACAACGCCGTGGACGTGCGCAACACGACCTCGACGTTCAAGATCAACCAGCTGCCGTAG
- a CDS encoding cupin domain-containing protein — protein MSFIVPTFDDSVIVRSADAQTIGGGPTTIRLLADSSSTGGALSTQRVTLLDGANGAAPHHHSRSAELFYLLDGTAQLLSGDRVVTAGRGDLVVVPPGLDHAFAAAPGEDADILIVITPGVERFEYFRHLERIAYGKVPPESLLDVQELYDTYFTTSEPWTGART, from the coding sequence ATGTCCTTCATCGTCCCGACCTTCGACGACTCCGTGATCGTGCGCTCCGCCGATGCCCAGACCATCGGGGGCGGCCCGACCACCATCCGCCTCCTGGCCGACAGCAGTTCCACCGGCGGCGCCCTGTCCACGCAGCGCGTGACCCTGCTCGACGGCGCGAACGGCGCCGCGCCCCACCACCACTCCCGGTCCGCCGAGTTGTTCTACCTCCTCGACGGCACCGCCCAGCTCCTCTCGGGCGACCGGGTGGTGACCGCCGGGCGCGGCGACCTCGTGGTCGTCCCTCCCGGCCTCGACCACGCCTTCGCCGCCGCGCCGGGGGAGGACGCCGACATCCTCATCGTCATCACGCCCGGCGTCGAGAGGTTCGAGTACTTCCGCCACCTGGAGCGCATCGCCTACGGCAAGGTGCCGCCCGAGTCCCTGCTGGACGTGCAGGAGCTCTACGACACCTACTTCACCACCAGCGAGCCCTGGACCGGGGCCCGCACGTGA
- a CDS encoding DUF4267 domain-containing protein: MKLRHFTTALAALGAVFIIYVGLSYLIAPQATAAGFGVPTWPQHEGTAFLAVKGVRDIASGLVILALLLTGHRKALGWAMAAIAFVPMGDAVIVVTSGGSVATALGVHASTAAAVVLTAVLLLRERPATA; this comes from the coding sequence ATGAAGCTCAGGCACTTCACCACCGCCCTCGCCGCCCTCGGCGCCGTGTTCATCATCTACGTCGGCCTCAGCTACCTGATCGCCCCGCAGGCCACCGCCGCCGGCTTCGGCGTCCCGACCTGGCCACAGCACGAGGGCACGGCCTTCCTGGCCGTCAAGGGCGTACGGGACATCGCGTCGGGCCTGGTCATCCTGGCGCTCCTGCTGACCGGGCACCGGAAGGCGCTGGGCTGGGCCATGGCGGCGATCGCCTTCGTGCCGATGGGAGACGCGGTGATCGTGGTGACCAGCGGAGGGTCCGTCGCCACGGCCCTCGGGGTCCACGCCTCGACGGCCGCGGCCGTCGTGCTGACCGCCGTCCTGCTGCTCCGCGAACGTCCCGCCACCGCCTGA
- a CDS encoding hemerythrin domain-containing protein, with amino-acid sequence MNTETKNAAPGAGELVAVHRGLRREARLLVTLVAAAAPGDTVRARLLSGHFGDYRRSLLGCLDAQAAYLRPPLLARLDLDADLVLRSAQREDRVAATLAAAGAVLPGWEAGAGEAARDGLTALLAEHRAVLVEHLAEEALALLPLAARHLSPYEWDALGRHLTVGPGPALEDADRAERRALLARLPLSARLHWYAIGRARYARRMRAVRRTPRPAP; translated from the coding sequence ATGAACACGGAGACGAAGAACGCGGCGCCGGGGGCGGGCGAGCTGGTGGCCGTCCACCGCGGCCTGCGGCGCGAAGCGCGTCTGCTGGTCACCCTGGTCGCCGCGGCGGCCCCCGGGGACACCGTCCGGGCCCGGTTGCTGTCGGGCCACTTCGGCGACTACCGGCGCTCCCTGCTCGGCTGCCTGGACGCGCAGGCCGCGTACCTGCGTCCGCCGCTCCTGGCCCGGCTCGACCTCGATGCCGATCTCGTGCTGCGCAGTGCGCAACGGGAGGACCGGGTGGCCGCGACCCTCGCGGCGGCCGGGGCGGTACTGCCCGGCTGGGAGGCCGGGGCGGGCGAGGCTGCCCGTGACGGGCTCACCGCGTTGCTGGCCGAGCACCGCGCCGTGCTCGTGGAGCACCTGGCCGAGGAGGCGCTGGCGCTGCTTCCGCTCGCCGCCCGGCACCTGTCCCCGTACGAGTGGGACGCGCTGGGCCGACACCTGACGGTGGGCCCAGGCCCTGCGCTGGAGGACGCGGACCGGGCCGAGCGCCGGGCGCTGCTCGCCCGTCTCCCGCTGTCGGCCCGCCTGCACTGGTACGCCATCGGCCGGGCCCGGTACGCCCGCAGGATGCGGGCCGTCCGCCGGACTCCGCGCCCGGCCCCCTGA
- a CDS encoding BTAD domain-containing putative transcriptional regulator, protein MVHIRVLGSFAAERDGEPVPLGGHRQRSVLALLVSARGRVVSVDRMIEELWQGAAPARAVASLQAYVSNLRRLLEPGRAPRTAARLLVSTPPGYALRLPEDAVDAWRFERLLGEARELLAGGGTGGPATVAVPGPATVRAADPVAARGLLREALELWQGPAYAESADEPWSHAEILRLDELRLAARELDIAAGLRGRDPAGVVSEAALLTRAEPLREEAWRLHALALWAAGRQADALAALRRARTVLADEVGLDPGAALVELEKAVLAQDERLLREATAGPSAAPDAAGAGALLPAARAAERPPGAEPEGEAGLFVGRAAELALLAEASGRALAAGPAVALVTGEAGLGKSALLHRLGERLRREGWLVALGRAGEAEGAPPAWAWAEALRTVAAEIPPGPGAAAALAPLLGGAASGGPAGSGPVGGAGLPGEDAAAGRFRLHRSVWEWLGSAAAVRPVAVLLDDLHGADAETLALLTGVGELPAGTPVLVVGAHRPDEVGDRLADTLAVLARSSPARIALQGLGEAAVAEVVRAAAGPGVAPETVAALTERTGGNPFYVRESARLLAGEGALVALSDVPEGVRDVLRRRLGRLPDPVVAVLRLAAVAGREAEVEVLVGAADTDEDGVLGALEAGLLTGLLVEPGPGRIRFAHALVRDTLLADLSRLRATRMHARIGAVLERLGPDEVSALAHHFVRAASSATAARAVRYCLRAAELAEARYAHEAAAALLSEALESFERIPADRGSGAGEGDDGGESGEGNTGRTTDRNAERADLLGRLVRAQVRAGAVVAARETRRGAIDHAVGAGREDLLIRAFTAWTEPTPWQTRPYGTVDRPVVALLERLLARPDHEPAVRCRLLIAYATELSDARLPAVRAAAREAVELVPRQATFAPSRHPARTLGVPAESPSTSSTSASGQHAESTHRPPLLEGQTLPDAALAEGLGRPALRAAALAALVRELDADLEWRERAALGRELEDLGTAHDLPAHRWYGLFIRSTAAAATGDVAAVRRLVGEYTEFARTYRMPGPAVVGEGVRATLAHIEGRTEDAERMYAEAAAAMSRQGSPHAAGHLAIATATLLASRGLMGQSVAWARQVYEGFGTLAADLLAVALAEAGEAGEAREVLAEAGPLPANYLFKVFGTFRAMTLVALGEKRGARELYEALLPYADAPPPSSGFTVAMRPVAYTLGELAVLLGDESGAASHFARSESMAARWNSPWGRRAQASPTAAVADSHGWGPGGSTPDSDGPNWL, encoded by the coding sequence ATGGTGCACATACGCGTACTCGGGTCCTTCGCCGCCGAACGCGACGGCGAGCCCGTCCCGCTCGGCGGTCACCGGCAGCGTTCGGTCCTCGCGCTGCTGGTCTCGGCGCGGGGCCGGGTCGTCTCGGTCGACCGGATGATCGAGGAGCTCTGGCAGGGGGCGGCGCCCGCGCGGGCAGTGGCCTCGCTCCAGGCGTACGTGTCCAACCTGCGCAGGCTCCTCGAACCGGGCCGGGCTCCGCGCACCGCCGCCCGGCTGCTCGTGAGCACGCCCCCGGGCTACGCGCTGCGGCTGCCCGAGGACGCGGTGGACGCCTGGCGCTTCGAACGGCTGCTGGGGGAGGCCCGCGAGCTGCTGGCGGGCGGCGGGACCGGCGGTCCGGCCACCGTCGCTGTCCCCGGGCCGGCCACTGTCCGTGCCGCCGATCCCGTCGCTGCCAGGGGCCTGCTCCGGGAGGCGCTGGAGCTGTGGCAGGGGCCGGCGTACGCCGAGAGCGCCGACGAGCCGTGGTCCCACGCCGAGATCCTGCGACTGGACGAACTCCGGCTGGCCGCCCGCGAACTGGACATCGCCGCCGGGCTGCGCGGCCGCGACCCCGCGGGGGTGGTGTCCGAGGCCGCGCTGCTCACGCGGGCGGAGCCGTTGCGGGAGGAGGCCTGGCGGCTGCACGCGCTGGCGTTGTGGGCGGCGGGGCGCCAGGCCGACGCGCTGGCCGCCCTGCGGCGGGCCCGGACCGTGCTGGCCGACGAGGTCGGACTGGATCCCGGGGCGGCCCTGGTGGAACTGGAGAAGGCGGTCCTGGCCCAGGACGAGCGGCTGCTGCGCGAGGCCACGGCCGGGCCGTCGGCGGCACCGGACGCGGCGGGGGCAGGGGCACTCCTGCCGGCTGCGCGGGCGGCCGAGCGGCCACCGGGCGCGGAACCCGAAGGCGAGGCCGGGCTGTTCGTGGGCCGTGCGGCGGAACTGGCGCTGCTCGCCGAGGCCTCCGGCCGGGCGTTGGCCGCCGGGCCCGCCGTCGCGCTGGTCACCGGCGAAGCGGGCCTGGGCAAGTCCGCACTGCTGCACCGGCTGGGCGAGCGCCTGCGCCGGGAGGGCTGGCTCGTCGCGCTCGGCCGGGCCGGCGAGGCCGAGGGAGCCCCGCCCGCCTGGGCCTGGGCCGAGGCCCTGCGCACCGTGGCGGCCGAGATCCCGCCCGGACCCGGGGCGGCGGCCGCCCTGGCACCCCTGCTGGGCGGCGCGGCGAGTGGCGGACCGGCGGGTTCCGGCCCGGTGGGCGGCGCGGGCCTGCCAGGGGAAGACGCCGCGGCGGGGCGGTTTCGGCTCCACCGGTCCGTGTGGGAGTGGCTCGGGTCGGCGGCTGCGGTACGGCCCGTCGCCGTCCTCCTGGACGATCTGCACGGGGCGGACGCCGAGACGCTCGCCCTGCTCACGGGCGTCGGCGAACTGCCGGCGGGGACGCCCGTCCTGGTGGTGGGCGCCCACCGGCCCGACGAGGTGGGCGACCGGCTCGCCGACACCCTTGCCGTGCTGGCCCGCAGCTCCCCGGCCCGGATCGCGCTGCAGGGTCTGGGCGAAGCCGCGGTGGCCGAGGTCGTCCGGGCCGCGGCCGGGCCGGGGGTGGCCCCCGAGACGGTGGCCGCGCTCACCGAACGCACCGGGGGCAATCCGTTCTACGTCCGGGAGAGCGCCCGGCTGCTGGCCGGCGAAGGCGCCCTGGTCGCGCTGTCCGACGTACCCGAAGGGGTCCGCGACGTACTGCGCCGACGGCTCGGCCGGCTCCCGGATCCGGTGGTCGCGGTGCTGCGGCTGGCCGCCGTCGCCGGGCGGGAGGCGGAAGTCGAGGTCCTGGTCGGGGCCGCCGACACCGACGAGGACGGGGTCCTGGGCGCGCTGGAGGCCGGACTGCTCACCGGACTGCTTGTCGAACCCGGGCCGGGCCGGATCCGGTTCGCGCACGCCCTTGTCCGCGACACCCTGCTCGCCGACCTCAGCCGGCTGCGCGCCACCCGGATGCACGCCCGGATCGGGGCCGTGCTGGAGCGGCTCGGCCCGGACGAGGTCTCCGCGCTGGCCCACCACTTCGTCCGGGCCGCCTCCTCGGCCACGGCGGCGCGGGCGGTGCGGTACTGCCTGCGGGCCGCAGAACTGGCCGAGGCCCGCTACGCGCACGAGGCGGCCGCGGCGCTGCTGTCCGAGGCGCTGGAGAGCTTCGAGCGGATCCCGGCGGACCGCGGCAGCGGCGCGGGCGAGGGGGACGACGGGGGCGAGTCGGGCGAGGGGAACACCGGCCGGACCACGGACCGGAATGCCGAACGGGCCGACCTGCTGGGCCGGCTGGTACGGGCACAGGTGCGCGCCGGGGCGGTCGTGGCCGCGCGCGAGACCCGCCGCGGGGCCATCGACCACGCCGTCGGCGCGGGCCGCGAAGACCTGCTCATCCGCGCCTTCACGGCCTGGACCGAGCCGACGCCGTGGCAGACACGGCCCTACGGGACGGTCGACCGGCCGGTGGTGGCGCTGCTCGAACGCCTGCTGGCGCGGCCGGACCACGAACCGGCCGTCCGGTGCCGGCTGCTGATCGCCTACGCCACCGAGCTCTCCGACGCCCGGCTGCCGGCCGTGCGCGCGGCGGCCCGCGAGGCCGTGGAGCTAGTGCCGCGTCAGGCAACGTTCGCCCCGTCGCGACACCCGGCACGCACTCTCGGCGTGCCGGCCGAAAGCCCAAGTACGTCCAGTACGAGTGCTTCGGGCCAGCACGCCGAGAGCACGCACCGGCCGCCGCTCCTTGAGGGGCAAACGTTGCCTGACGCGGCACTGGCCGAGGGGCTCGGCCGGCCCGCGCTCCGGGCAGCCGCGCTCGCCGCGCTCGTGCGTGAGCTCGACGCCGATCTGGAATGGCGGGAGCGGGCCGCGCTGGGGCGCGAACTGGAGGATCTGGGCACCGCGCACGACCTTCCCGCGCACCGGTGGTACGGGCTCTTCATCCGGTCCACGGCCGCCGCCGCCACGGGGGACGTGGCGGCCGTGCGCCGACTGGTGGGGGAGTACACGGAGTTCGCCCGGACCTACCGGATGCCCGGACCGGCGGTGGTCGGCGAGGGCGTACGCGCCACCCTCGCGCACATCGAGGGCCGTACCGAGGACGCCGAGCGCATGTACGCCGAGGCGGCCGCCGCCATGTCCCGGCAGGGTTCACCCCATGCCGCCGGGCATCTGGCGATCGCCACGGCCACGCTCCTGGCGAGCCGGGGACTGATGGGGCAGTCCGTGGCCTGGGCCCGGCAGGTGTACGAGGGCTTCGGCACCCTGGCCGCGGACCTGCTGGCCGTCGCGCTCGCCGAGGCGGGGGAGGCGGGGGAGGCCCGGGAGGTCCTGGCCGAGGCGGGGCCGCTCCCCGCGAACTACCTCTTCAAGGTCTTCGGGACCTTCCGCGCGATGACCCTGGTGGCCCTCGGCGAGAAACGGGGCGCGCGGGAGCTCTACGAGGCCCTGCTGCCCTACGCGGACGCCCCGCCGCCGTCGTCCGGGTTCACCGTGGCGATGCGGCCGGTGGCGTACACCCTCGGCGAGCTCGCCGTCCTGCTGGGAGACGAGTCCGGGGCCGCCTCCCACTTCGCGCGCTCGGAGTCGATGGCGGCCCGCTGGAACAGCCCCTGGGGCCGCCGTGCGCAGGCGTCGCCGACAGCAGCCGTGGCTGATTCGCACGGGTGGGGCCCAGGGGGTTCCACGCCGGATTCCGATGGGCCAAACTGGCTGTAA
- a CDS encoding LacI family DNA-binding transcriptional regulator produces the protein MTRRLAQVAKKVGVSEATVSRVLNGKPGVSDATRQSVLTALDVLGYERPTQLRGERARLVGLVLPELQNPIFPAFAEVIGGALAQQGLTPVLCTQTTGGVSEADYVELLLQQQVSGVVFAGGLFAQADAPHEHYRLLHDRKVPVVLINASIEDLGFPCVSCDDAVAVEQAWRHLASLGHERIGLVLGPPDHIPSLRKLVAAQAVAAAAGTELPAEHVERALFSLEGGHAATSRLLDRGVTGIICASDPLALGAIRAARRRGLDVPGEVSVVGYDDSAFMNCTEPPLTTVRQPIEAMGRAAVELLTAQIQGAAVQPGELLFEPELVVRGSTGQVPRRRPA, from the coding sequence ATGACGCGACGACTTGCTCAAGTGGCGAAGAAGGTGGGGGTCAGCGAGGCAACGGTCAGCCGGGTGCTCAACGGCAAGCCGGGCGTCTCGGACGCGACCCGCCAGTCCGTGCTCACGGCCCTGGACGTCCTCGGCTACGAGCGCCCCACCCAGCTGCGCGGCGAGCGCGCCCGGCTGGTCGGCCTGGTCCTGCCCGAGCTCCAGAACCCCATCTTCCCGGCCTTCGCCGAGGTCATCGGTGGTGCGCTGGCCCAGCAGGGGCTGACCCCGGTGCTCTGCACGCAGACCACCGGTGGGGTCTCCGAAGCCGACTACGTCGAGCTCCTGCTCCAGCAGCAGGTCTCCGGCGTGGTCTTCGCCGGCGGGCTCTTCGCGCAGGCCGACGCCCCGCACGAGCACTACCGGCTGCTGCACGACCGCAAGGTCCCGGTGGTGCTCATCAACGCCTCGATAGAGGACCTCGGCTTCCCGTGCGTGTCCTGCGACGACGCCGTCGCGGTCGAACAGGCCTGGCGCCACTTGGCCTCCCTGGGCCACGAACGCATCGGCCTGGTGCTGGGCCCGCCCGACCACATCCCCTCCCTGCGCAAGCTCGTGGCCGCCCAGGCGGTCGCCGCCGCGGCCGGCACCGAGCTGCCCGCCGAGCACGTGGAGCGGGCGCTGTTCTCGCTGGAGGGGGGCCATGCGGCCACCTCCCGGCTGCTGGACCGCGGGGTGACCGGCATCATCTGCGCGAGCGACCCGCTGGCCCTCGGGGCCATCCGCGCAGCCCGCCGCCGGGGGCTGGACGTCCCCGGCGAGGTCTCCGTCGTCGGGTACGACGACTCGGCGTTCATGAACTGCACCGAGCCCCCGCTAACCACCGTCCGGCAGCCGATCGAGGCCATGGGCCGGGCCGCCGTGGAACTGCTCACCGCGCAGATCCAGGGCGCCGCCGTACAGCCGGGCGAGCTGCTCTTCGAGCCCGAACTCGTGGTGCGCGGCTCCACGGGACAGGTTCCGCGCCGCCGTCCCGCGTAG